The following proteins are encoded in a genomic region of Clostridium kluyveri:
- a CDS encoding hydrolase translates to MAKYIPEIKGIPIRHMIKVPEVIREASGIRIFGKRLKSFLFTTDVAVIKNSNADAVIAVYPFTPQPLITQAILLSADIPVFCGVGGRAVAGRRVTNLALDAEFKGAMGVVLNSPTPNQVIRQVRDTIDIPIIVTIVSEYENVKERVEAGVTIINVSGAKETPKIVKKIRDEYPSFPIIATGGPTEETIKETILAGANAIAFTPPTSAEILSKIMVRNRQIYAEANKKFD, encoded by the coding sequence ATGGCTAAATATATACCCGAAATAAAAGGGATCCCTATAAGACATATGATTAAAGTACCTGAGGTTATTAGAGAAGCAAGTGGTATAAGAATATTTGGTAAAAGGTTAAAATCTTTTTTATTTACTACAGATGTAGCAGTTATAAAAAATAGCAATGCGGATGCAGTTATTGCAGTATATCCATTTACACCTCAGCCTCTTATAACTCAAGCAATTCTTTTATCTGCCGATATACCTGTATTTTGTGGGGTTGGCGGGAGAGCTGTGGCAGGAAGAAGAGTTACAAACTTAGCTTTAGATGCAGAATTTAAAGGGGCTATGGGAGTTGTTTTAAATAGCCCTACTCCAAATCAGGTTATAAGGCAGGTAAGAGATACCATAGATATACCTATAATAGTAACAATAGTATCAGAGTATGAGAATGTAAAAGAAAGAGTGGAAGCTGGAGTTACTATAATAAATGTATCGGGTGCTAAAGAAACTCCTAAAATAGTAAAAAAAATTAGAGATGAATATCCTAGTTTTCCTATAATAGCTACAGGTGGTCCAACAGAGGAAACCATAAAAGAAACTATTTTAGCAGGAGCTAATGCAATAGCATTTACTCCGCCTACATCAGCAGAGATTTTAAGCAAGATTATGGTTAGAAACAGACAAATATATGCCGAGGCAAATAAAAAATTTGATTAG
- a CDS encoding transposase: MIEQDLIEQKETYFGLKLHALVSMKGFITNFIITTANVDDRAAVFELVEANKHIKNTRR; the protein is encoded by the coding sequence GTGATAGAACAAGATTTAATAGAACAAAAAGAAACTTATTTTGGATTAAAGCTTCATGCCTTAGTTTCAATGAAGGGCTTTATAACAAACTTTATTATAACCACTGCAAATGTTGATGATAGAGCAGCTGTGTTTGAATTAGTTGAAGCAAATAAACACATTAAAAATACTAGGAGATAA
- a CDS encoding YbaB/EbfC family nucleoid-associated protein encodes MARGGFPNFGGGGNMNNLMKQAQKFQKQMEDMQSELENKEFSATAGGEAITVVVNGKKQIVSIKIKPEVVDPEDIEMLEDLVLTACNQALKNAEDQTASEMKKLTGGLNIPGMF; translated from the coding sequence ATGGCAAGAGGAGGATTCCCTAACTTTGGTGGCGGGGGAAATATGAATAATTTAATGAAACAGGCTCAAAAGTTTCAAAAACAGATGGAGGATATGCAATCAGAGCTTGAAAATAAAGAGTTTTCTGCTACTGCCGGTGGAGAAGCCATAACAGTAGTAGTAAATGGAAAGAAACAAATAGTAAGTATAAAGATAAAACCAGAGGTTGTTGATCCAGAAGATATAGAAATGCTTGAGGATCTGGTATTAACTGCATGTAACCAGGCATTAAAAAATGCGGAAGATCAAACTGCTTCTGAAATGAAGAAGTTAACTGGTGGACTTAATATTCCAGGAATGTTTTAA
- the recR gene encoding recombination mediator RecR has product MDFYPVAIEKLIEEFAKLPGIGRKTAQRLTLHVLNLPADEVREFAKALVKARGTIKYCSICGNFTDSDPCAICSNPNRDKSIICVIEEPKDIMSMERIKEYNGVYHVLHGNISPMAGRGPEDIKLRELIRRINGDVNEVIVATNPNVEGEATAMYISKILKHLGVKVTRIAHGIPVGGNLEYADEVTLLKALEGRTEI; this is encoded by the coding sequence ATGGATTTTTATCCTGTTGCTATCGAAAAATTAATAGAAGAGTTTGCAAAACTTCCAGGAATAGGACGTAAAACAGCCCAGAGACTTACATTACATGTATTGAATTTACCTGCAGATGAGGTAAGAGAATTTGCCAAAGCTTTAGTTAAGGCAAGAGGTACTATAAAGTATTGTTCTATTTGTGGAAATTTTACAGATTCTGACCCTTGTGCCATATGTTCAAATCCTAATAGAGATAAAAGTATAATTTGTGTAATTGAAGAACCTAAAGATATAATGTCCATGGAGAGAATAAAAGAATATAATGGAGTTTATCATGTATTACATGGTAATATATCACCTATGGCAGGAAGAGGACCTGAAGATATAAAACTTAGAGAACTTATAAGAAGAATAAATGGTGATGTGAATGAAGTTATAGTAGCTACTAATCCTAATGTAGAGGGAGAAGCTACAGCTATGTATATATCTAAAATACTAAAACACCTTGGAGTAAAAGTTACCAGGATAGCTCATGGCATTCCAGTAGGAGGAAATTTAGAATATGCAGATGAGGTTACACTATTGAAGGCACTGGAAGGTAGAACAGAAATATAA
- the hydG gene encoding [FeFe] hydrogenase H-cluster radical SAM maturase HydG, giving the protein MYNVKSMDSNEFIEDGEVLQSINEAQKLVKDKNEINRILSKAKEYKGLTHREAAVLLEIDDKETLEKMYKIAKEVKEKIYGRRIVLFAPLYLSSYCVNNCKYCGYRCANKIGRHQLSQDELREEVKALEAMGHKRLLLEAGEDDEKCPIEYILECIKTIYNEKFENGAIRRVNVDIAATTEENYKKLKDVGIGTYILFQETYHKPTYLDMHFGPKHNYEWHTEAMDRAMGGGGIDDVGIGPLYGLYDYHYETVALLMHAEHLEAVHGVGPHTISFPRLLPAEGVDYSNFPYLVKDKDFKKVVATIRLAVPYTGMILSTRESIEFRKELLEVGISQMSAGSCVGVGGYAKRKTIDDHGIEEKPQFNLADHRKPIDVIKGLVKDGYVPSYCTACYRAGRTGDRFMPLAKSGNIGNYCLPNALLTFEEYLKDYADDELKDIGQKMIDNEIKNVPNENQREKAVNYLNRIRNGERDLRF; this is encoded by the coding sequence ATGTATAATGTAAAATCAATGGATTCTAATGAATTCATCGAGGATGGAGAGGTTTTACAATCAATTAATGAGGCCCAAAAACTTGTTAAAGACAAAAATGAAATTAATAGGATTTTATCTAAAGCAAAAGAGTATAAAGGACTTACCCATAGAGAAGCAGCTGTTTTGCTAGAGATTGATGATAAGGAAACTCTTGAAAAAATGTATAAGATTGCGAAAGAAGTCAAGGAAAAAATTTATGGCAGGAGAATTGTATTGTTTGCACCACTTTATCTATCAAGTTATTGTGTGAATAACTGTAAATATTGTGGATATAGGTGTGCAAATAAAATTGGCAGACATCAGCTTTCACAGGATGAACTAAGGGAAGAGGTTAAGGCATTGGAAGCTATGGGACATAAAAGACTCCTTCTTGAGGCAGGTGAGGATGATGAAAAATGTCCAATTGAATATATTTTAGAGTGTATAAAGACCATTTATAATGAAAAATTCGAAAATGGTGCTATTAGGAGAGTAAATGTAGATATTGCTGCTACAACTGAAGAAAATTATAAAAAATTAAAAGACGTAGGAATAGGAACATATATTTTATTTCAAGAAACATACCACAAACCTACCTACCTTGATATGCATTTTGGACCAAAGCATAATTATGAATGGCACACAGAAGCTATGGATAGGGCAATGGGAGGCGGCGGCATTGATGATGTAGGAATTGGCCCTCTATATGGCCTATATGATTACCACTATGAAACAGTAGCTCTTTTAATGCATGCTGAACATCTAGAAGCAGTTCATGGAGTTGGGCCACATACAATTTCCTTTCCTAGACTTTTACCAGCAGAAGGTGTGGATTATAGTAATTTTCCTTATTTAGTAAAGGATAAAGATTTTAAAAAAGTAGTTGCAACTATTCGACTTGCAGTTCCTTATACGGGAATGATTCTTTCTACCAGAGAAAGTATTGAGTTCCGTAAGGAGCTTTTAGAGGTTGGCATTTCTCAGATGAGTGCAGGTTCTTGTGTAGGGGTGGGAGGATATGCTAAAAGAAAAACTATAGATGATCATGGAATTGAAGAAAAGCCGCAGTTTAATTTGGCAGATCATAGAAAACCTATTGATGTGATTAAAGGACTTGTAAAGGATGGATATGTGCCAAGCTATTGTACGGCCTGTTATCGTGCAGGCAGAACAGGAGATAGGTTTATGCCCCTAGCCAAGTCTGGTAATATAGGTAATTATTGCCTACCAAATGCACTATTAACTTTTGAGGAATATTTAAAAGATTATGCAGATGATGAATTAAAAGACATAGGTCAGAAAATGATCGATAATGAAATTAAAAATGTTCCAAATGAAAATCAGCGTGAAAAAGCTGTGAATTATCTTAATCGTATTAGAAATGGGGAAAGGGATTTAAGGTTCTAA
- the dnaX gene encoding DNA polymerase III subunit gamma/tau: MSYTTLYREWRPKNFTDVVGQNHITVTLKNQILNNRVAHAYLFSGTRGTGKTSMAKILAKAVNCLNVQQGEPCNECEMCKKISQGISMDVIEMDTASKRRLEDIKDVIENVKYPPQEGKYKVYIMDEVHMLTQEAVNAFLKTLEEPPLNVIFILATTDPQKLPVTILSRCQKFDFRRIKSSEIFNRLRVIVNEEGIFADDRSLNLISRICDGAMRDALSVLDQAISMGNGKVEYNSVIDMLGLVTNENLFHLTDSIIEKNVELSMKVIDDIVLSGKDIYNFIKEMIVHLRNLLMVKVSNNPEEVLDISEENIELLKEQAQKIRVEEIMRHINIFQDAEEQSKWVKQSRIYLELAVIKMCKIEYDTSKEIMLSRLNKLEEAFKQGGMKVFHEKIPSKELGISRDIIKKDIIIGEVNRHDNREKNLISKGTQSIIEENMYSKITLDIVKKRWKDILELFKSRHYMVLFAALTTGKIVNCEKGIITIEYDKNYAFHKQRLEKQENIKIVEQIFSEILKEKVTVKYSIENDTQDNSPSREQLLKDTFGEDVVEILDE; this comes from the coding sequence ATGTCTTATACTACCCTATATAGAGAGTGGAGACCTAAAAATTTCACAGATGTAGTAGGTCAGAATCATATAACTGTTACGTTAAAAAATCAAATACTAAATAATAGAGTAGCTCATGCTTATTTATTTTCTGGAACTAGAGGTACGGGAAAAACTTCAATGGCAAAAATACTGGCAAAGGCAGTAAATTGTTTAAATGTTCAACAAGGAGAACCCTGTAATGAATGCGAAATGTGCAAAAAGATAAGTCAAGGTATTTCAATGGATGTAATTGAAATGGATACAGCATCTAAAAGAAGGCTTGAAGATATAAAAGATGTAATAGAAAATGTAAAGTATCCACCACAGGAAGGTAAGTATAAGGTGTATATAATGGACGAAGTACATATGCTTACTCAAGAAGCTGTAAATGCATTCTTAAAAACTCTAGAGGAACCCCCTTTAAATGTAATTTTCATACTTGCAACTACAGATCCACAAAAGCTTCCTGTAACCATACTTTCCAGGTGCCAGAAATTTGATTTCAGAAGAATAAAAAGCTCAGAGATATTTAATAGACTTAGAGTTATAGTTAATGAAGAGGGAATATTTGCAGACGATAGAAGTTTAAATTTGATATCAAGGATATGTGATGGAGCTATGAGAGATGCGCTAAGTGTATTGGATCAGGCCATATCTATGGGAAATGGAAAAGTTGAATATAATAGTGTTATTGATATGCTGGGGTTAGTTACAAATGAAAATTTATTTCATCTTACGGACAGCATAATAGAAAAAAATGTAGAACTATCTATGAAGGTAATTGATGATATAGTTTTAAGTGGAAAAGATATATATAATTTTATTAAAGAAATGATAGTACATTTGAGAAATTTATTGATGGTAAAGGTATCTAATAATCCAGAAGAGGTTTTAGATATATCAGAGGAGAATATAGAACTTTTAAAAGAGCAGGCACAGAAAATACGTGTAGAAGAAATAATGAGACATATAAATATATTTCAGGATGCCGAGGAGCAATCTAAATGGGTTAAACAGAGTAGAATTTATCTAGAACTCGCAGTAATAAAAATGTGCAAGATAGAGTATGATACATCCAAAGAGATAATGCTTTCTAGGCTAAATAAATTGGAAGAAGCTTTTAAACAAGGGGGAATGAAAGTTTTTCATGAGAAAATACCTTCTAAAGAATTAGGAATATCTAGGGATATAATTAAGAAAGATATCATAATTGGGGAAGTCAACCGTCATGATAATAGAGAAAAAAATTTGATAAGTAAGGGAACACAATCTATAATAGAAGAGAATATGTATTCAAAAATTACATTAGATATAGTAAAAAAAAGATGGAAAGATATACTTGAATTATTTAAGAGTAGACATTACATGGTATTATTTGCAGCACTTACTACAGGTAAAATAGTAAATTGTGAAAAGGGAATAATAACTATAGAGTATGATAAGAATTATGCCTTTCATAAACAGAGACTGGAAAAACAAGAAAATATAAAGATAGTAGAACAGATATTTTCAGAAATACTAAAAGAAAAAGTTACAGTTAAATATTCTATAGAGAATGATACACAAGACAATAGTCCCTCAAGGGAACAACTTTTAAAAGATACTTTTGGAGAAGATGTAGTAGAAATACTTGATGAATAA
- the sfsA gene encoding DNA/RNA nuclease SfsA, producing the protein MIFHKNIVKAEFIRRPNRFQAYVKLNGSEIMVHVPNTGRCREILLPKATILLREENGVNRKTKYDLIAGYKENKLINIDSQIPNKVVEEALENRKISYFTKYNKIEREKTFGNSRFDFKLSGDENLKCYVEVKGVTLEKKGVAMFPDAPTERGRKHLLELIEVKKSGMDAAVLFLIQMKDVKYFRPHDEMDKKFGEALRHAKENYVQVIAYDCDVGENFIILKDEIKVQL; encoded by the coding sequence TTGATATTTCATAAAAATATAGTAAAAGCTGAATTTATTAGAAGACCTAATAGATTTCAAGCTTATGTAAAGTTGAATGGTTCAGAGATAATGGTCCATGTACCCAACACAGGAAGATGCAGAGAAATACTTCTTCCAAAAGCTACAATATTATTAAGAGAAGAAAATGGCGTCAATAGGAAGACTAAATACGATTTGATAGCTGGATATAAAGAAAATAAATTAATAAATATAGATTCACAGATTCCAAATAAAGTTGTAGAAGAGGCATTAGAAAATAGAAAGATAAGTTATTTTACCAAATATAATAAAATAGAGAGAGAAAAGACTTTTGGAAATAGCAGATTTGATTTTAAACTTTCGGGAGATGAAAATTTAAAATGTTATGTTGAGGTAAAGGGGGTTACCTTAGAAAAAAAAGGAGTGGCTATGTTTCCAGATGCACCCACAGAAAGAGGAAGAAAGCATTTGTTAGAATTAATAGAAGTAAAAAAATCTGGAATGGATGCAGCAGTGTTGTTTTTGATTCAAATGAAAGATGTTAAATATTTTAGACCTCATGATGAAATGGATAAAAAATTTGGAGAAGCTTTGAGACATGCAAAGGAGAATTATGTTCAGGTAATTGCCTATGATTGTGATGTAGGTGAAAATTTTATAATTTTAAAAGATGAAATAAAGGTACAATTATAA
- a CDS encoding pyridoxal-phosphate-dependent aminotransferase family protein, protein MHKKLFIPGPVEVKEDVLKKMSQPMIGHRTKEASALQKRISDKLRILFNTNEEILLSTSSGSGLMEGAVRTCTAKRAAVFSIGAFGKRWYEMAKNNNVPADLYEVEWGKALDVEKIHGVLDSNKYDVICITHNETSTGVMNPVEEISEVVKKYPEVVWCLDTVSSMGGTKIEVDELGVDICLTSSQKALGLPPGIAACSFSKKAVERAKKVEFRGYYLDLLSLYDYIQKKNYQYPSTPSISHMFAMDYQLDKILEEGLENRYKRHLEMAEYVRSWAREYFRLFADERYLSNTLTNIENIRDISVADLNKELGERGFQISNGYGKLKEKTFRIAHMADCHISDIKELLENINYILKL, encoded by the coding sequence ATGCATAAAAAATTATTTATTCCAGGACCTGTAGAAGTAAAAGAAGATGTGCTAAAAAAAATGTCTCAACCCATGATAGGGCATAGAACTAAAGAAGCTTCAGCATTGCAAAAGAGAATTAGTGATAAATTAAGAATTTTATTTAATACAAATGAAGAGATATTATTATCTACTAGTTCAGGAAGTGGACTGATGGAAGGCGCTGTAAGGACCTGTACAGCAAAGAGAGCAGCAGTTTTTTCAATAGGTGCTTTTGGAAAAAGATGGTATGAAATGGCTAAAAATAACAATGTGCCAGCAGATTTATATGAAGTGGAATGGGGAAAGGCCTTAGATGTAGAAAAGATTCATGGAGTATTAGATTCCAATAAATATGATGTAATTTGTATAACTCATAATGAAACTTCAACTGGTGTAATGAATCCTGTAGAGGAAATATCTGAAGTTGTAAAGAAATATCCAGAGGTTGTATGGTGTCTAGATACAGTTAGTTCTATGGGAGGTACTAAAATAGAAGTAGATGAACTTGGTGTAGATATATGTTTGACATCCAGTCAGAAAGCTTTAGGACTTCCTCCAGGGATAGCAGCTTGTTCCTTTTCAAAGAAAGCAGTAGAGAGAGCAAAAAAAGTAGAATTTAGAGGGTATTATTTGGATTTACTTTCACTTTATGATTATATACAGAAAAAAAATTATCAGTATCCTTCAACACCTTCTATTTCACATATGTTTGCTATGGATTATCAGTTGGATAAAATACTAGAAGAAGGATTGGAAAATAGATATAAAAGACATTTAGAGATGGCTGAATATGTTAGAAGCTGGGCTAGAGAATATTTTAGATTGTTCGCTGATGAAAGGTATCTTTCAAATACCCTTACTAATATTGAGAATATTAGAGATATAAGTGTAGCAGATTTGAATAAAGAACTAGGTGAAAGAGGATTTCAAATTTCCAATGGTTATGGGAAATTGAAAGAAAAGACATTTAGAATAGCTCATATGGCTGATTGTCATATTTCAGATATAAAGGAACTTTTAGAAAATATTAATTATATATTAAAATTATAG
- a CDS encoding EFR1 family ferrodoxin (N-terminal region resembles flavodoxins. C-terminal ferrodoxin region binds two 4Fe-4S clusters.) produces the protein MRGILYYFSGTGNTKWVADRFKENFEPYNIDVDLIDIQYIEDKEVKKCDFIIIGSPVHVEFPPKVVRDFLNKLDSLKESKRAIIYCTQAAESSSACCFMAKCLKKKGYIISAQISVKMPNNYYFSIGKKPTKNEIENLLIKADKKTKNIIENFIKNKTIKENTFFVKFQLDKITYCVFKNMIPKLSKNIYATKECNKCGLCLRNCPQGNITFEGGRAIFHSKCILCLRCIHICPINAIRYKNKKIDQTQKNIMKVLNLNK, from the coding sequence ATGAGAGGCATTTTATATTATTTTAGTGGCACCGGAAATACTAAATGGGTGGCAGATAGATTTAAAGAGAATTTTGAACCTTATAATATAGATGTAGATTTAATAGATATTCAATATATAGAAGATAAAGAAGTTAAAAAATGTGATTTTATAATTATAGGTTCACCAGTTCATGTAGAGTTTCCGCCTAAAGTTGTAAGGGATTTTTTAAATAAGCTTGATTCTTTAAAGGAAAGTAAAAGAGCTATAATATATTGTACACAAGCAGCTGAATCTTCTTCTGCATGTTGTTTTATGGCAAAATGTTTAAAGAAAAAGGGATATATTATTTCAGCACAGATTAGTGTGAAAATGCCAAATAACTATTATTTTTCTATAGGTAAAAAACCTACGAAAAATGAAATAGAAAATTTATTAATTAAAGCTGATAAAAAAACTAAAAATATAATAGAAAATTTCATAAAAAATAAAACTATTAAGGAAAATACTTTTTTTGTTAAGTTCCAGTTAGATAAAATAACGTATTGTGTGTTTAAAAATATGATTCCTAAATTATCTAAGAACATATATGCCACAAAAGAGTGTAATAAGTGTGGATTGTGCTTAAGAAATTGTCCACAGGGAAATATAACATTTGAAGGAGGACGTGCAATTTTTCATAGTAAATGTATCCTATGTCTTAGGTGTATACATATATGCCCTATAAATGCTATAAGATATAAAAATAAAAAAATAGATCAAACCCAAAAAAATATAATGAAAGTATTAAATTTGAATAAATAA
- a CDS encoding D-2-hydroxyacid dehydrogenase, whose translation MIKILVSDGMDKEALNKLVEDGYEVIDKHFDEEELKGKIKEFDVIIVRSATKIRKPLIDAAKDGKLKLIIRGGVGVDNIDVDYALQNGIVVKNTPNASAASVAELTLAHMFAISRYVNISNVTMRNNEWHKSQYKGVELYGKTLGIVGFGRIAKEVAKRANALGMKIIYTDKLGMAKGYNNYEFCEFKDLLKRADYITFHIPFSKDQKALIGEEEFNIMKDGVYIINCARGGIIDEKALINALDCGKVAGAGIDVFENEPSPCEELLNNDRVSATPHIGASTCEAQKRIGMEIVNIVEQYYLDKNLINVC comes from the coding sequence ATGATAAAGATATTAGTTAGTGATGGAATGGATAAAGAAGCTTTAAATAAACTTGTGGAAGACGGGTATGAAGTCATAGATAAACACTTTGATGAAGAAGAATTAAAAGGTAAAATAAAAGAGTTTGATGTTATAATAGTGAGATCTGCTACTAAAATAAGAAAACCACTCATAGATGCAGCTAAAGACGGAAAATTAAAGCTTATAATAAGAGGAGGAGTAGGAGTAGATAATATCGATGTAGATTATGCACTTCAAAATGGAATAGTTGTTAAGAATACTCCAAATGCCAGTGCTGCTTCAGTGGCAGAGTTAACACTTGCGCATATGTTTGCTATATCAAGATATGTAAATATTTCTAATGTGACTATGAGAAATAATGAATGGCATAAAAGCCAATACAAAGGAGTAGAATTATATGGTAAAACCTTGGGAATTGTAGGTTTTGGAAGGATTGCAAAAGAAGTTGCCAAAAGAGCAAATGCATTAGGGATGAAAATAATATATACAGATAAACTTGGAATGGCAAAGGGATATAATAATTATGAATTTTGTGAATTTAAAGATTTATTGAAAAGAGCAGATTATATAACATTCCACATTCCGTTTAGTAAAGACCAGAAAGCTTTAATAGGAGAAGAAGAATTTAATATCATGAAAGATGGAGTATATATAATAAATTGTGCAAGAGGCGGAATAATAGATGAGAAGGCCTTGATAAATGCATTAGATTGTGGTAAAGTTGCGGGGGCTGGAATAGATGTATTCGAAAATGAACCTAGCCCCTGTGAGGAGCTTCTAAATAATGATAGAGTATCAGCAACACCTCACATAGGAGCATCAACTTGTGAAGCTCAAAAGAGAATAGGCATGGAAATAGTGAATATAGTAGAACAATATTATCTTGATAAAAATTTAATTAATGTATGTTAA
- the hsp18 gene encoding heat shock protein Hsp18: protein MFDMVPFRKNDSIRRGDDAENFFNSFFNNDFLTPFNMNLFNNGLKVDLKETDTSYLIEADLPGIRKDAIDLNFDNNYLTISAKRDDTIEDNKENFIRRERRYGEFKRSFYIDNVDEKNITASFEEGVLKIELPKLEKGKGTNNKIEIH, encoded by the coding sequence ATGTTTGATATGGTTCCATTTAGAAAAAATGATTCTATAAGAAGAGGTGATGATGCTGAGAACTTCTTCAATTCTTTCTTTAACAATGATTTTTTAACGCCATTTAACATGAACTTATTTAATAATGGACTTAAAGTTGATCTTAAAGAAACTGATACTTCCTATCTGATTGAAGCAGATCTTCCAGGTATAAGAAAGGATGCTATAGATTTGAATTTTGACAATAACTATCTAACAATATCTGCTAAACGAGATGACACTATAGAAGATAACAAAGAAAATTTCATAAGAAGAGAAAGAAGATATGGTGAATTTAAGAGAAGCTTTTATATTGACAATGTAGATGAAAAAAATATTACTGCTTCTTTTGAAGAAGGAGTTTTAAAAATTGAACTTCCAAAGTTAGAAAAAGGAAAGGGAACTAATAATAAAATAGAAATACACTAA
- a CDS encoding DUF2508 family protein: MNKYSVVQYLLRKGSKYTPKQKKLLKDIEMARQELERCRIYFDTVKDPHLVDYAIYMEEAAKAKYMYLLNEMRRNKIKLKYKNISKNLDNTRKLS, from the coding sequence ATGAATAAGTATAGTGTAGTTCAGTATTTACTGAGAAAAGGTTCAAAGTACACACCGAAGCAGAAAAAATTGTTAAAGGATATAGAAATGGCCAGGCAAGAATTAGAGCGATGTAGAATATATTTTGATACTGTAAAAGATCCTCATCTGGTGGATTATGCTATATATATGGAAGAAGCAGCAAAAGCAAAATATATGTATCTATTAAATGAAATGAGAAGGAATAAAATTAAATTAAAATATAAAAATATATCTAAGAACTTAGATAATACTAGAAAGTTATCTTAA
- a CDS encoding NAD(+) diphosphatase codes for MKFIYCPMCGRKLEEKYSWDEGGVPYCPEDKIMYFDTPRPCVMVAVVKGNYILLLKQSYIFKNCRVLLSGYVTNGENVEQTVHREVYEEAGIKIKDLKYLGSEYVINNKKELLMLMFMANYGSGYIKKSAEVEEAHWIHVKDVLNEMKDNEVGKRIIRKVLEEIEYAEEFIK; via the coding sequence ATGAAATTTATATATTGTCCTATGTGTGGAAGAAAATTAGAAGAAAAATACAGCTGGGACGAAGGGGGAGTGCCGTACTGTCCTGAGGACAAGATAATGTATTTTGATACTCCAAGACCCTGTGTAATGGTGGCGGTTGTAAAGGGAAATTATATATTATTATTAAAACAGAGTTATATATTTAAAAATTGCAGGGTTTTATTATCGGGATATGTTACAAATGGTGAAAATGTAGAACAAACTGTTCATAGAGAAGTATATGAGGAAGCTGGTATTAAAATAAAAGATTTAAAATATTTAGGAAGTGAATATGTAATTAACAATAAGAAAGAATTATTAATGCTTATGTTTATGGCCAACTATGGCAGTGGATATATAAAAAAATCTGCTGAAGTGGAGGAAGCTCATTGGATTCATGTAAAAGATGTCCTAAATGAAATGAAAGATAATGAAGTTGGAAAAAGAATAATAAGAAAAGTTTTAGAAGAAATAGAATATGCTGAAGAATTTATAAAATAG
- a CDS encoding type II toxin-antitoxin system PemK/MazF family toxin, translating to MGEFIKGDVVVVPFPFSDLSNSKRRPALVLADPEGHDLILSQITSQNICDIYSIKLRNDDFTKEALMKDSNIRPNKIFTADENIIIYRIGHLANEKMKKVTETVIEILTEE from the coding sequence ATGGGAGAATTTATAAAAGGTGATGTGGTTGTTGTACCCTTTCCATTTTCTGATTTATCCAATTCAAAGAGACGTCCGGCATTGGTATTAGCTGACCCAGAAGGTCATGATTTAATACTTTCACAAATAACAAGTCAAAATATATGTGATATATACTCAATTAAGCTCAGAAATGACGATTTTACTAAAGAAGCATTAATGAAAGATAGCAATATAAGACCTAATAAAATATTTACGGCTGATGAAAATATAATTATTTATAGAATTGGGCATTTGGCTAACGAAAAAATGAAAAAAGTAACCGAAACGGTTATTGAAATTCTAACAGAAGAGTAA
- a CDS encoding pro-sigmaK processing inhibitor BofA family protein has protein sequence MVEYIGYFLIAIVGLYVIVKVFSWPIKILFKLIINAVLGVVLLVIVNLIGSYFGFSIGINAVTALIAGFLGIPGVIFLIIFKLFF, from the coding sequence ATGGTTGAATATATAGGATATTTTTTAATTGCTATAGTGGGATTATATGTTATTGTAAAAGTATTTTCATGGCCTATAAAAATATTATTTAAACTCATTATAAATGCAGTGCTTGGCGTGGTGCTTTTAGTAATTGTAAATTTAATAGGAAGTTACTTTGGATTTAGTATAGGAATTAATGCCGTTACTGCGCTTATTGCAGGTTTTCTTGGGATACCAGGGGTAATATTTCTTATAATATTTAAATTGTTTTTTTAA